CCAAAACAATAAAATACCCAAGTTTAGATTAAGGTGGCAATTCGATTTTGGAAACGAATGGTCGCTGGACTGCTGAAGACGAGTTGCACGTTGTTGATATCGCCCCTGCTACAGACTGCATGTCTGATCGCTGTTGACCGACGTTGACCTGCATTTGACTTTGGTGATTTGTGAGTGTTTCTTGTCCTTTGATGTGTTGACCGACGTTGACCTGCGTTTGACCTTGGTGATTTGTGAGTGTTTCTTGCCCTTTGATTTCTTATGTTATTGATTATGTAGAATTGTATTTGTTAGGTTTGTTAGGGTTTTAAGTGTTTAGATAAGTGTAATTGTACAAAAAAAACTAATacttttttagttttctttttaatacgaagaggacaaatctattcggtatttgttttactttatttataaacgtgtttttttttatctttgtATGATTtcacaataatttttttttgaatgccTCTGAATTAGTGAGCTAGCTCCGCCACTACTTTCAACTAAGGTAAACTCTATTAATGATAATTTAAGGAGATAAAAAAATcataacattaaagaggtgatgTTGAATATTACAAGTTACTATTATTCTAGCAACTTGTTTTGAAACAAGTTGAGATGAACCTATAACTATTTTGAAACAAGTTAAGATGAAATTATACCCATCTCAAAACTGAATGCGGATATAAACGAGTCAAGTTCCCCGGCTAAACTTGAAATCAGTTCATTTCAAGCTCTGTCGAGAAAATTCAAACTAAAACTCGTGTTTAATGTTGCAAGAAAGATCCGAGATCAGGATTGACTCATTTATCATTTCCTCCTACCAATGTAGGTTCATCTTTAATCAATGCACACAACTAGATTAATGATGGACAGAGCTGGGACTTGGGGCCTTTTGTTTAGCTTTTAATGACGTTCTTAATGGTTTagtactagttcagcacttaatggttcagactgtttgtttcgcgagtagatgtctgaatggttcaaacatttacctcttaatggttaagcattatacttaGTCAGAATAAtcaagacctctaatctgaattgttcagacatttgcctcttaACAGTTAAGCATTATATTGGCTGTTAacggttcaaacctcttactggttcaacacttgatggttcagaccttttactggttcaacacttaactattcaaaagttgtcaaaaaacCCCTTAGGCTTGTGGAAACCTAAAAACAGTAACCCCGGCGGAACATTTTTAATCGAAGAAGATGAGCATGGTTCAAACCATCTTGCAACAATACACCTATAACTCATGTTGTTCACAATGTACCTATTTTATTCTCATGAGCATAATGAAGAACTGCATTTACACAACAGGCGAAGGAAAGGATATACATCAGGAGACGAGAGATCACCCAATGGAAGAACCCGATGCCACGTTGGCTTTGACTCTCCAAGGTCAAACAACCTTTGTTGGAATCAGTTGATTGGATGGTACTGATCTGATACTCGTCTTGGAGGCAGCTTTCGCAGGATGAAAAGCACAAGAGCAGACGGCAGAATCTCCACTATCTACACGCACGGGTCAAAATGAACGGGTCAGGAatgttgggtaacgggtcaaaacaaggtCGGATCAAACCATGGTCACTTTTTCATACAATTGAGCCGGTTTGACCTGAGAACACCTATTTGGCCATTTCTTTACTACTAACAAATAACTAATGCATCAAATAGGAAAGTATATCGATTATGGGCGACTGACTAACAACCAATCATACCTGGACTTGAGCTTAAAATTTTTATTCGACCAGTTAAtagttaaaaataaaacaaatcaaCCACTCATAAGTAAACGCGTCAAAACTGTAGACCTTGCGATTTTAGAGCCAGAAGTGTCGGATAAACTTACCATGTAGTAGGCAAAATCAAGGATCGGATGGTTCAAGACATGGATATCAGCATTCTTGTCAAAAGCAGCTATTGCAACCTATCGTAAAAACCAACCCATTATGGCATGCATATAACTAACAGAATCATTGTATTAACTTAAACTCACCATCACACATCTAATTAAAAAACAAGTGCAGCAAATCCCCGTCACGAATCCCACCTGTCAAAAAGCCGCATCGTGAGGTCCAAGATCCAAATCTATTATATTTTCAAGATATGCAATAGAACGATGGGGAAATCGGGTAACTAGAAACTGAACCTCTTGCAGCTTCTTTTGACGGCCGCTAGATTCGACGGGAAAGCGCTTAAGCATGACAAACAACCTATGACAAGACACAAACATCATAAACACCCTATATAAAGAAAGAATCCAACATCAATGAGAGATAGATCGTATGTTGTTCTCCTGTCGTAATTTACGATTACCTCCCACCATATACAACGAACCCTACAGCAGCACCAAGCGAGATAACTGCACGACACGAATGCGCACATAAAAAAAGAACCTGATGTTCTTATACACCAGTTTTGAAATTTGATTCGAGCATTCTTACTGTTACCTGAAAAGAAGAGTTCTGCAAGTTCCACACCAGCAGCGGTATTGCTGAATCTCATGTATATCCATATGCAAACCTATAATCAATATGCAAATTCACAAACAATTGCAACGTAGCTAAAGAATCGGTTTTCAAAAACTTAGGAAATTTAGCAGCACCTGAAGGAAGTATACGACTCCGTTTATAATGAAGTATGCAGGTCTGAGTTTGTCGGTTGGAAGACTTCTCGCCTGAATTTGGAAAATAGGATTGCGTACTTACACCATAACTACATATAAACCTGTATCATCGGTAAATAGTTAAATAAAACTATAACAATGATTACCTGATGATATATCTCTGCCCAGAATAACACAAGTAACGTGTACGTTGAAAAAAACAGAAGACCAGGAAGATCCAACAGTATTATGTCCAGTACCTGGCGGTAAAGATAAGTTTTTAGTATAATATTCCAAAACTGAATTATTATGTTCAAATGCACGTTTAATGTAACAGGAGCTTACTTTTAGTTTTACATGAAAAAAGCTCGAGTACAAACCAAATTGAACAGCCCTCACTGTGAAAACGCGTAAGAATTTACAATCGGTTGGTGTTTCGCAGATTATTATTATTCAGAAATGAAAAAGAATAAGTTGCAACCTTACATCCATTGACCACAAAATTCATCAAGTGGAAGACCTTTTGGGTTCTCCAGCCGAGTTCTGGTACTCTCATTTGAATACGAATAAGTTGTACCTGcacattaaaaaaaaactactgTTTTGATCGACTGTTTAAACCGCATTTAGTATTCTTAGCTTTTTGTTTATAGAAAAGTTAATAATAAAttagttaaatgccattttagtccctggggtttgggccattttgccagtttagtccaaaggtttgaaacgttgccattttaggccaaatagtttcaaacgttgccattttagtctacagggttaactccatccatttaatCTGTTAGCTAGAAGGGCAATTCATTCATTTTGtatggtcgaattgcccttctagttaacagaattacatataaaatgaccgaaacacccttctagttaacataaaaaaatgaatggagttaacccagtggactaaaatggcagcgtttgaaactatttggactaaaatggcaacgtttcaaacctttggaataaactggcaaaatggcctaaaccacagggactaagataTATGTTAACTCTAAATATAATTACAAATTATCAAGTTGCTAATGACATCAGATTCTAATACCTTCCTATTTAAGCACAACGAACAAATTTCTAAGACTGTAAATACATTACAACCTAATTCTAGGCTATGTAAAGCGGAGTTTATTTCTACCAAGTCATTTATGATCAAATGAGGACACACGGTCCTGTTTGGTTTACAGCAGTAAGAATCATTGTGTATCGTACCTAAATCTGATGTTTGCTTTGTTATTTTGAGCAACAAATATTGTGTATGAAGCATCTTAAGTAAGCTCATCATTAGGCAACAAATATTGGTCCTGGGTTAGGGCCCAAACACATGGGTCTGCTCGGCCCGTTGAGCTAAAGCATCATTTTTAGGTTCTAGTATCCGGTCCTGGGCAACACTCGGGTATGCCCGATCACTAGTCCCTTCTAAAAACGCCTAACATTTTTTTCTTAGTtaccttttctttttaaatttcTACTAAGACACCTCAGCCAAATTTAACACCGCTACAGGGACATCCTTTAACGGACGTAAAAGGAGGAATGGGAGATGCGGTCCACTAACCGCCACCAATCACTTCATTTATTATTTTCCATTATTTaattttgagttaaatgccattttagtccctgtggttttggccattttgccagtttagttcaaagggttgaaacgttgccattttagtccaaatagtttcaagtgttgccattttagtacactgggttaactccgtccattttttctgttagctagaagggtaatttgatcatttatatggtcgaattgcctTCTACGtaacataattacatataaaatgaccgaaatgtCTCTCTAGTTAACAGAATAAAGAGATGGAGTTAACCCAGcagactaaaatgacaatgtttgaaactatttagactaaaatggcaacgtttcaaacctttggactaaactgacaaaatgacccaaaccacagggactaaaatgacatttaactctttaatttTTTAGTAAAACCACAAGCCCTGTGGCAACGTGACAGTGACATTAACAAAAACTTTTGCACTTTCTGGTAAAACCACCGTACACATTCTTAGTTCAATTCTTTACTTTTTACCTGTATAAAACTAATTCAGCGAATAATAAGTTAAGATAACGTAGTCCGGGCATATCTTGGCTAGGACCGCCGTTTAGGCGGCGTGACATTGGGTACTCATAAACAAagtcaccgttcaaaaaaaaaaaagttaataactGCTGAATTATGAAAAATGCTAATAAGTTAGGCAACATGTCCTAATCAATTGTAGAAGCAATGAttcacaacaacaacaaaaagaaaAAACACAACCCTAAATCCAGAGCATCACTTTGTTCAGTcttacttttatattaaaaaagAATCAAAATCACATTCACCAGACAGAAGTGTACACTTAAAAACCATACCAAAGCAATGAGAGCAACGAGTGCATAAGCAGAAGAGAGAGTGTAAAAGACGCCATTATGCCATTTTTGAGATTGGTTGACCCCATTCCACAACTGATTCAACAAGGTTGGTGGATCTGCTTCTATGTACTTAAACCATATGAAACTTCCCTTGCTGCTGCTGCTACTGAGAGATGAGGTTGCCATGAACGATATCTGGATCAGGAACAAAAATGCGGTAACTGATGATGATAAAGCGACAGGGGTCGAGCGGACACGTACAGGAGTAGTTGTGTTTCATGGTAACACGTGTCAACTCAGGTTATAGCAGTTCAACATCTACTTGCCTTTCAAAAACAACTAGGT
This is a stretch of genomic DNA from Helianthus annuus cultivar XRQ/B chromosome 16, HanXRQr2.0-SUNRISE, whole genome shotgun sequence. It encodes these proteins:
- the LOC110917950 gene encoding tobamovirus multiplication protein 1; this encodes MATSSLSSSSSKGSFIWFKYIEADPPTLLNQLWNGVNQSQKWHNGVFYTLSSAYALVALIALVQLIRIQMRVPELGWRTQKVFHLMNFVVNGLRAVQFGLYSSFFHVKLKVLDIILLDLPGLLFFSTYTLLVLFWAEIYHQARSLPTDKLRPAYFIINGVVYFLQVCIWIYMRFSNTAAGVELAELFFSVISLGAAVGFVVYGGRLFVMLKRFPVESSGRQKKLQEVGFVTGICCTCFLIRCVMVAIAAFDKNADIHVLNHPILDFAYYMIVEILPSALVLFILRKLPPRRVSDQYHPIN